The Desulfolucanica intricata nucleotide sequence TCAAGATACCCGGGAGTTCACTACAGAAAATGCCAGCGGCAGTACTTCACAAGCGGCTAATATTGTAGAGGCCCTGGAAATAGGTACCAATTTGCTGTTATTGGACGAAGATACCAGTGCCACAAACTTTATGATTAGAGACGGGCGTATGCAGCAGCTGGTGGCTAAAGAAAATGAGCCAATTACTCCATTTATTGATCGGGTTAAAGAATTGTTTGAAAATATGGGAGTTTCAACGATTTTGGTGGTCGGGGGATCGGGTGACTATTTTGCAGTGTCAGACAGAGTAATTGTTATGGAAAATTACCGGCCTAGAGATGTTACCGAACAGGCTAAAAGGATCGCGGGGCAAAATAAAGATAACCGGCGAGTGGAGATTCAAAGCCCCTATACCGAAGTGACCGCGCGGAGTCCCCAGCCGAAAAGCTTTTATCTGGGGGACAGGGATAAGGTTAGGGTGAAAAGCATTACTGAGATTCTTTATGGTAAAGTGCTCATTAATCTGCAATACGTGGAACAACTGGTAGATCCCGGTCAAACCAATGCTATAGCTGAAATAATCAGATATGGGCAGAAGAAATACATGGATGGCCAAACAAGTTTAAAGAAAATAATAGAAAAGGTGTTATTTGATATAGAAAACGAGGGTTTGGACATAATTTCCCCCTATAAAGGACAGCACCCGGGTGATTATGCCCTACCCAGAAAATATGAAATTGCTGCGGCAGTGAATAGATATAGGAGATTACAAATAAAGCAGAAAGAATAGAAGCCACCGGCTATTCGGCCTCTTTATTAACAACTGTCTAACTTCTTTTTACAGCAGCGGAAATAAGCGTATCCAATTGAGACCAGTTAACTGCTGTATTAAATCCTGGCAGAACAACTCTTTCTGTACCGCTCAGAATAAATGTCCCGGTTTTTTCTCCGTGTACATAAAAGCCGGTATCTATATAAACCGTTTTTTGTTAGCCGTAACAAACAGAATTTTCAATTAGAGAGGGTGAAATATATGTTAAGTCCGAAGGTCCGATTGATTCTTATGATCCTCGGCCCGCTTTTTATTTTGGTTGCCTTATCAAAAATATTCTCCCCCATAGTTTCAAGTTATTTATTTGCACTGGGCGTGGGGCAGGTATTTCTTTTAATGTTTAAGGGCGGTGGGTGATGTCGTTAACAGCGGGTTAGTTTAACCTGCTCGTAGAATAATTTTCTGAAGTATAAAAAAGCACCTGCATGAAGTGAATAAACTTAGTGCGGGTGTTTTTTGTCAGTATAGCATAATATAGAATATCAAATATTAAAAACACAACCCTTAAACGGAGGTTTTTTTATGAGTACTCTAAATTTAGTTAAAGAGCCGCTTTCTCAAAACGATATTATATACTTCATACTTACCGACCGGTTTATGGACGGGGATGTCAGTAATAATACTAATCTACATGCACCGGTTGACAAGGATAATCCTTATTGTTATCATGGCGGGGATTTTAAAGGTATTAAAGAGAGAATCCCTTATCTGGTGCATCTGGGTATTACGGCTTTATGGATTACTCCGGTTTATTTAAGTATTGGTAGTTTCTATACTCCTGAAGGACGGATGGACGGTTATCACGGTTACTGGGTAATGGATTTTGAGAGGGTAGATCCACATTTGATTTCCGGTGAAAACGGAAAAAAACAATTAAAGGATTTGGTAGACTGTTTACACAAGCATAATATAAAAGTAATCTTGGATATTGTGGTCAATCACACCGGCTATCATACTGAGGTCTACCGGCAGTACCGGCAGAGAAAAATTCCTTATGATTGGTTTTATACCAAGGAGGAGCTGGATGCTTTGCCGGAAGGTAGCCGCATCAGGCACCCCTTGTTTGGGCTGCCGCATTTAAATCACAGTAAAGTAGATGCACGGGATTATTTTGTAAACAATATCGTGGATTGGATAGAGGAAATTGATATTGATGCCCTGCGTATGGATGCTATACCCCATATTGACAATGAATTCTGGTATTATTTTAAATCATATGTACGCGGTAAATATCGTAATGTTTTCTTTTTAGGAGAAGATTTCAATTATGATGAGGAATCATTAGCTGTTTACCAGAGATATCATGATTTTGATTCTCTCTTTGATTTTCCATTGTTTAGCAATATTATTGATGTATTAATTCGTAATGAAGATACAAAACCGCCTGAACACCGCCGGGGGATGATGGCTATTGCCGGTCCCAGGTTTGGAGAAATGGCTCATATAGAGGGTGTCTTGGATGCGGACAGAAAATATAATAATGCCAACCGGTTAGTCACCATGGTGGATAATCATGATACAGAAAAAAGGCTTATGAATTGGGCGTTACAATACAGAGGAGGGGATTACCTGGCTGCAGCGGACCTTGTTAAATATGTTTTAACATTTCAGTTTACCACCCGGGGGATTCCACAGATTTATTACGGAACGGAATTAGGTATGACCGGGGACACTGCCAATGGAGGAGACGTGGAATTGCGGAAGGATATGCCCTGGGAAAAAATAGATCCCCGTACCAATGAACCACTGCCTTCTTGTACCTATGAGAGGGAGATTTATAAACATTTACAAAAATTAATTAAAATACGCAAAGAAAATCAAGCTTTGTGTTTCGGCTACTTATTTACTTTATATTCCGATTATAATATCTATGCATATTTACGGGAATTTCGAGGTAACACTGTTATAGTGGTAATGAACAACGGTTTGGAGCCTATGCAGAGCTTCCTAAAAGTACCAATAGCTTCTAATTCAAATGTTCCCAGCCGCATTAAGAATAATCTTCAACAGCGCAGGGTTTTAGTAAATTTAATTAATCCCGAGGAGCGGTGCATGTACCTGGAGGATGGGACAATAGAGGTAAAATTAAGGGGGAAAGAGAGTAAAGTATATCGATTGGTGGACTGGAAGAACTATAGTATAAAACAAGCCGGGTCTTGATCCGGCTTGTTTTATGTAAAGAATCATACTTTGTTTATTTAACGGCGATGCTTCATAGAAATACTAATACATAATGCTGCGCCGCCCCATAATACGACCATGCCAAATATCATCATGGCAATTGCACTGCCTGTCATAAAATTTTACCTCCCCAAATAATCACTCTTTAGTTTTTACAAAAACATTGCCGTCTTTCCATTTGATAGAATTAAGGATAAAGGCTCCGACCAGTACTGCAGCAAGTAGGGACCAACCCATGATTAACAGGGCACTGTTGGTATAACCTCCGTAAGGTACTCTAATGTCACCCAATAAATTCTGTACGGCCATGTAACCCAGAACAATCGGGGTAACTACCTTAAGGGTAAAGTTCCACCAGTTTCCAACTGTAAAGTCGGAAATTGGGTTAATATGCTTTTTAACTGTATCTAATTTGAAGAACCAGCTGAGCAAAATAACTTCTACCAGACCCCCGAAGACAATACCAAAGTTATTAATAAAATGATCAACGATATCAAGAATATATAATCCGGCCCCCGTGGCAAAAATCAGACTTAAAGTACTTGCAACCAGGCAGTAGATAGTTGTAATTTTTTTACGGGATGAATTAAATTTATCTATTAGTCCGGAAATAACAGCTTCATTAATAGAAATGGCTGAAGTTAGACCGGCAAAGAATAGAGAAAGAAAGAACAGTGCCCCGAAAACTCCTTGCAGTACAGGTAATTCGCTGATTGCCTGGGGGAAAGTTGCAAAGGCTAAAAAGATTCCTTTATCAACAACTTTATCAAAAGGTACTCCTTGGGCTTGGGCCATATATCCCAGAATACCGAACACGGCAAGTCCTGCTAACAGACTGAATCCACAGTTGATTAACGCTGTCATAAAGCCATTATTAACGATATCGGATTTAGGGGGCAGATAACTGGAATAAGAAATCATAATAGCAAAAGCAATACTTAATGTAAAGAAAATTTGCCCGTAAGCGGCTACCCAAACTTTATAATTCAGGATTTTGCTAAAATCAGGTTGAAATAAATAATTTAAACCTTCGGCAGCACCTGGTAAAGTAACTCCTCTTATGGCGATAATAATCATTATAAAAAATAATAGTGGCATCATAACTTTATTGGCCTTTTCAATACCGTTTTTAACCCCGGTAAATAAAATTACGAAATTAATCAACCAAACTATAAGCAGTGGAATTAAAACTTTGCTATTCAAGCCACCTAAATTTAAAGGATTATCAGTAAGCCCCAGGAAATTACCAATAAAGAATCCTGTTGGATCGCCTCCCCACGCTTGATTGAAGGAAAAACCGATATAAGAAAAACTCCAAGCGATTATAATTACGTAATAAACAGCAATTACAAAGCTGACCATTACCTGCCACCAGCCAAGTATTTCCCACTTAGGGTTAATTTGGGCAAAAGTTAGCGGGGCAGAGCCTTTATATTTGTGACCCAGGCCAAATTCTAAAATCATTATGGGTATGCCTGCTGTTAGAAGGGCAAAGAAATAGGGGATTAAAAAGGCACCGCCACCGTTATCGTAAGCCATATAAGGAAATCGCCAGATGTTTCCTAACCCGATAGCTGAGCCGACTGCAGCCAGAATAAATCCAACTCGTGTTCCCCATTGTTCACGCTGAGCCATGATATAACTCCTCCCTTATATCCTGTTTAGAAAAAAGCCATTTTTATGGATTTTCCCTCTTTATTATTAAAATTTTATTATTTTATAAATATTTTTTCATATTGTTATATTAATTTTAATATTTCTACAAAAAATGTATAAATCCTTTATTTACCCTACTGCATATTTACAAAATAATAAAAAAACTTTCTGGGATAATAGCTTATTAACTGATATACTATAGTTAGCATGTAGGACGATGGAGGGATTTATCATGTTAATCGGGGCTATGTCAGTGGACTTATTTATCGGAGAGGCGGCTTCTTTAAAGGATAAAAGACGTTATTTGAAAAGTATTATCGAGAGGATAAAGTCTCGTTTTAATGTTTCCATAGCCGAGGTTGATCAGCAGGAGCTTTGGCAGCGTTCAACTCTGGGAGTTTCCTGTGTAAGTAATGAGCGCGTGCATGTGGATAAAATGTTATCCTCAGTTATCAATTTTATTGAGGCCCAGGATAGTGTGGAAATAATAAATTATAATTATGAAATTTTATAAAAAAACCTACTTTTAAAGTAGGCTTTCACATTAAGGAGAAATGTACATGGAGTAGAACCATACCTGTTATAAACCTGATAGTTAGCCTGGACAATAGTGGCTTGTGAGTATCACAAAGATCATCGAATGATTGTAAAACCAGTACGAGACCGGCGATTGCAGATAAAATAGCCAGAAGATTAATTAGCAAGCTTTAATCACCTCCGAAACTTTCTTTTTTATTTGATTTATATGCAGTTAGTCTTATTGAAGACCAGTTAACTAAATAAGAAAAAGTCACATAATAAATAACCCGGTTTTATGTTTCCGGGTTATTTTTATGGTTTTAGAAGCCTGAAGTGATGCGGTACATCCAGTTGTGTCCATCATTATTGTCCCAGTTCTGCGCATTGTCTTTAAAGCAGAAATTAACCTGATTATCCTGCATAATAATAGTTTTCTGCCAGCCTTGAGGAGTTTTTTCCATCCTGAATTCTCCGGCGCTGTGCCAGTTATCCCCAAAGCCATGGTGCAAATAAATTTCCTGAGCACCGGACTTCTGAAGTAAACCTGTATAAGCAATGGTTACTTCCCGTCCGTCCGGGGTAAGGGGGGTAACTTGTACACCCCGGTAAGAATCTGTCCAACCACCATATGAATGAGTACCTGACATGTTTAACACCTCCAAAAAAAAGTCTTTAATGAAACATTTATAGTTTGCTCCATGGATTTTTTTATATAACTAATTTGTCCAGCCATTTATATGAAGAATTGGGAGTGTTATCTGCAATTTCCAGGTAGGGATTTAAATTTTTTTGCAGAAATATAATAAATCTGATTTATTAAAAAAGGAGAGGATATTATGGCTGAAAGTGCTTCCACGCAAGCCCGGAATAAGGCCGGGGGGTATTTTCGGGAAGGTTATAATTGTGCGGAGGCCATTTTTTTAACTTTCCGGGAATATCTTGTTCCGGAAATTAATCCTGAAACGGTAAAAATGGTTACCGGCTTTGGTGGGGGCCTGGGACATGCCGGGTGTATGTGTGGTGCTTTACTGAGTTCCGTTATGTCATTAAATATGGTTAAAGGCAGAATTTCTAATAAAGAAGATCGTAAGGCAGCCTATGAATTAGCCCGCCAGTTTCATGACCGCTTCGAGGATAAGTTTGGCAATACTTGCTGCCGGGCATTAAATCCCCATCCTTTTGATACCCCTGAACATTTGAAAAATTGCCTAAAAATTACCGGTAATACGGCTAAGCTTTTAATGGAATTTTTACAAGAAAAAGGCCTGTATCAAAAGGATGAATAAAAAATACCACAATGAACAGAAACATAACGTATTAAGCTAAAAAAAGGCGTCCTACCGTTAAATGCGGAGGACGCTTTTTTAGCTCGGATCTAGCTCATCAAAAGATAATTTGGTAACTTTAGTTATATTTCCTTCTTTTTTATCCTTTTCAGTGGCTTTTTTATTTAGAACATTTTCCTGCCCGGGTGCATAAACCGGCACTTTCTTTTTGCTCATGAGTACCCTCTCCCTTCGGAACTCTTGAAATGACGATATCTTTTTATAATTTTCCCGGATGAATTCAATATATACAGGTATGCTGCCCAAGGATAATGATGCCAGTCTTGCTGCAACGCTAATTGCACCCATCACGTGAGTAAACTGGGGCTACGGCGGAAAAGCAGGGCTGAAAAAAGCTGCACCGGGATAATTGGCAGTCCGGTGATAAAACCGGCTTTAGATGCCTTCGTATATTGGAGTTTTATTGTTTGCAGATCTACTTTAAATATTTCTGTCTAATTTTTTCATAATCATTTACCTTCATACTAAAGTCATAATATTTTCCCATTAATTTTTTAGTGTTAATAAATTTATAATTATTCAAAAGTTAGGTAGCAATGAGAAGGAATTTGTAAAAATAAGTCGAATTCAAAACGCATGTGAGTAAAATAAAGTTTTGAAGAATAGAATTTGATTTACAAGGGGGTGCCGAATTTATTTATTGTTTTCCCGGAGAATTATTTAAATGTAGGAGGAAATAAAATGAAAAAGTTTATGAGATTTGCTGTGTTAATCACGGCAATTTTAACTGCTGCTGCTTTAGCCGTAGGATGTGGCAGTGATAACCAAAAATTGACTGCAGCATTTGAACCGACCTTTGCACCCTTTGAATCCACCGATGAAAAAGGTGAATTTGTTGGTTTTGACATTGACCTGATAAAAGCAATCGGAGAAGTGCAGGGTTTTGACGTAGAATTACGCAGCATGGGTTTTGACGGATTAGTCGGTGCCGTTCAAACAGAACAGATTGATGTGGCTATTTCCGGAATGACCATAGATGAAGAGCGTAAGAAAAAGGTTAATTTTTCAATCCCTTATTACGAAGCAGGTTTGATTATGGCTGTACGTGAGGGCGATAATGAGATAACCAAGCCGGAAGATTTAAAGGGTAAAATAATTGCCGTACAAATCGGTACCACAGGTGCTAAAAAGGCTAATGAGTTTGCCAGACAATATGGTGCCGAAGTAAAAACTTTCAACAGTACTGATTTGGTGTTTATGGAATTGATCAATGGTAATGCAGATGTAGTAATTAACGACAAGCCGGTAACTGAGGATTTTATCAGTAAAAAAGGTCTTGGTAAAGTAAAAATGGTAGGTGAGCCGCTGACCGGTGAGTATTACGGTATTGCAGTATCTAAGAAAAATACCGAATTACTGAATAGTATTAATGAGGGCCTGGAGAAATTGAAGGAAAACGGTAAATACGAAGAGATTTATAGAAAGTGGTTTAAAAATGACCCGCCCGAATTCTTACCGGGTGAACCCAAGTAATAAATTGTAAATAAGAATATATAAAATAACATCGATATGCGTAACCAATATTAATGTGTTACGCATATTTATTGTTCTAATTGTTAAAGAGGTGTATCTATGGAAGTTATATTACACGCCCTGCCTTTACAAATAGCCGGAGCAGGCGTATCACTGCTGATTACATTAATAGGTGTAATCCTTGGTAGTTTGCTGGGTCTGACCGCCGGTTTGGCCCGCCTTTCCGGAAATATATTATTACGACTGTTCGGAACTTCTTACGTTGACTTCTTCCGGGGAACTCCTTTGTTCGTGCAAATCATGCTCGTATACTTTGGTATTCCCAGATTGGCTGTTTTAATGTTTGATGTAAACTTTTCTTTAAATGTTTGGGTGGCATCCATAATTTCTATTAGTTTAAACAGCGGTGCTTATATTGCGGAAATTTTTCGGGCGGGGGTGCAGTCTATCGAAAAGGGGCAGATAGAAGCGGCCCGCTCCCTGGGAATGACCAAGTCCCAGGCCATGCGATATGTTATCCTGCCCCAGGCTTTTAAGCGGGTAATCCCACCTATGGGTAATGAATTTATTGCTCTCTTAAAAGACACTTCATTACTGGCGGTTATCGGTTTTGAAGAATTG carries:
- a CDS encoding alpha-amylase family glycosyl hydrolase, with protein sequence MSTLNLVKEPLSQNDIIYFILTDRFMDGDVSNNTNLHAPVDKDNPYCYHGGDFKGIKERIPYLVHLGITALWITPVYLSIGSFYTPEGRMDGYHGYWVMDFERVDPHLISGENGKKQLKDLVDCLHKHNIKVILDIVVNHTGYHTEVYRQYRQRKIPYDWFYTKEELDALPEGSRIRHPLFGLPHLNHSKVDARDYFVNNIVDWIEEIDIDALRMDAIPHIDNEFWYYFKSYVRGKYRNVFFLGEDFNYDEESLAVYQRYHDFDSLFDFPLFSNIIDVLIRNEDTKPPEHRRGMMAIAGPRFGEMAHIEGVLDADRKYNNANRLVTMVDNHDTEKRLMNWALQYRGGDYLAAADLVKYVLTFQFTTRGIPQIYYGTELGMTGDTANGGDVELRKDMPWEKIDPRTNEPLPSCTYEREIYKHLQKLIKIRKENQALCFGYLFTLYSDYNIYAYLREFRGNTVIVVMNNGLEPMQSFLKVPIASNSNVPSRIKNNLQQRRVLVNLINPEERCMYLEDGTIEVKLRGKESKVYRLVDWKNYSIKQAGS
- a CDS encoding MetS family NSS transporter small subunit; its protein translation is MTGSAIAMMIFGMVVLWGGAALCISISMKHRR
- a CDS encoding sodium-dependent transporter; translation: MAQREQWGTRVGFILAAVGSAIGLGNIWRFPYMAYDNGGGAFLIPYFFALLTAGIPIMILEFGLGHKYKGSAPLTFAQINPKWEILGWWQVMVSFVIAVYYVIIIAWSFSYIGFSFNQAWGGDPTGFFIGNFLGLTDNPLNLGGLNSKVLIPLLIVWLINFVILFTGVKNGIEKANKVMMPLLFFIMIIIAIRGVTLPGAAEGLNYLFQPDFSKILNYKVWVAAYGQIFFTLSIAFAIMISYSSYLPPKSDIVNNGFMTALINCGFSLLAGLAVFGILGYMAQAQGVPFDKVVDKGIFLAFATFPQAISELPVLQGVFGALFFLSLFFAGLTSAISINEAVISGLIDKFNSSRKKITTIYCLVASTLSLIFATGAGLYILDIVDHFINNFGIVFGGLVEVILLSWFFKLDTVKKHINPISDFTVGNWWNFTLKVVTPIVLGYMAVQNLLGDIRVPYGGYTNSALLIMGWSLLAAVLVGAFILNSIKWKDGNVFVKTKE
- a CDS encoding DUF503 domain-containing protein, whose translation is MLIGAMSVDLFIGEAASLKDKRRYLKSIIERIKSRFNVSIAEVDQQELWQRSTLGVSCVSNERVHVDKMLSSVINFIEAQDSVEIINYNYEIL
- a CDS encoding carbohydrate-binding protein, whose translation is MSGTHSYGGWTDSYRGVQVTPLTPDGREVTIAYTGLLQKSGAQEIYLHHGFGDNWHSAGEFRMEKTPQGWQKTIIMQDNQVNFCFKDNAQNWDNNDGHNWMYRITSGF
- a CDS encoding C-GCAxxG-C-C family (seleno)protein gives rise to the protein MAESASTQARNKAGGYFREGYNCAEAIFLTFREYLVPEINPETVKMVTGFGGGLGHAGCMCGALLSSVMSLNMVKGRISNKEDRKAAYELARQFHDRFEDKFGNTCCRALNPHPFDTPEHLKNCLKITGNTAKLLMEFLQEKGLYQKDE
- a CDS encoding basic amino acid ABC transporter substrate-binding protein; this encodes MKKFMRFAVLITAILTAAALAVGCGSDNQKLTAAFEPTFAPFESTDEKGEFVGFDIDLIKAIGEVQGFDVELRSMGFDGLVGAVQTEQIDVAISGMTIDEERKKKVNFSIPYYEAGLIMAVREGDNEITKPEDLKGKIIAVQIGTTGAKKANEFARQYGAEVKTFNSTDLVFMELINGNADVVINDKPVTEDFISKKGLGKVKMVGEPLTGEYYGIAVSKKNTELLNSINEGLEKLKENGKYEEIYRKWFKNDPPEFLPGEPK
- a CDS encoding amino acid ABC transporter permease, producing the protein MEVILHALPLQIAGAGVSLLITLIGVILGSLLGLTAGLARLSGNILLRLFGTSYVDFFRGTPLFVQIMLVYFGIPRLAVLMFDVNFSLNVWVASIISISLNSGAYIAEIFRAGVQSIEKGQIEAARSLGMTKSQAMRYVILPQAFKRVIPPMGNEFIALLKDTSLLAVIGFEELARKTQLEAARTYATFELWMTAALIYLAMTFTFSRLVDKLERRLKTGD